Proteins co-encoded in one Medicago truncatula cultivar Jemalong A17 chromosome 8, MtrunA17r5.0-ANR, whole genome shotgun sequence genomic window:
- the LOC120577501 gene encoding uncharacterized protein, with amino-acid sequence MISSIIIGMSLTSSEEAQIGFSEDAFLKTRKDWSSKLDDALWTYRTAYKTPIGMTPFKLIYGKYCHLPVELEHKAYWAIRNLNLDPNLAGEKRKLQLSELEELRTNAYENARIYKERTKNWHDKKIVKKHFKSGDLVLLFNSRLKLFPNKLRSRWSGPFQVRTVYPYGEIEIFSEETGSFTVNGQRLKIYNTREVNEVVADFILSDPP; translated from the exons ATGATCTCAAGCATTATTATTGGGATGAGCCTTACCTCTTCAGAAGAGGCTCAGATAGGATTTTCAGAAGATGCATTCCTGAAAACGAG GAAAGATTGGTCAAGTAAGCTTGACGATGCCCTTTGGACCTATCGGACGGCTTATAAAACTCCCATTGGAATGACTCCTTTTAAACTAATCTATGGGAAATATTGTCACCTTCCGGTTGAGCTCGAGCATAAGGCTTATTGGGCAATTAGAAATCTCAACTTAGACCCCAATTTAGCcggtgaaaaaagaaaacttcaattaagcgagctagaagaacttaggaCAAATGCCTATGAGAATGCCCGCATTTACAAGGAAAGAACTAAGAATtggcatgacaagaaaatcGTCAAAAAGCACTTCAAAAGCGGTGACCTTGTGCTGCTCTTTAATTCTAGGCTAAAGCTCTTTCCAAATAAACTAAGGTCGCGATGGTCCGGTCCATTTCAAGTTCGCACGGTCTACCCTTATGGGGAAATTGAAATCTTTTCTGAAGAAACCGGATCCTTTACGGTTAATGGGCAAAGActtaaaatctataataccAGAGAAGTAAATGAAGTGGTGGCTGATTTTATTCTAAGTGACCCTCCTTAA